The following is a genomic window from Bosea sp. RAC05.
AGGTTGAGGAAGCCCGACTGCGCCTTCATCGGCTCGTCATAGGGCTTGATCACGCGCCGGTCGACCGAGAAGAAGCCCTCGCAATTCTCGGCGAGCGTGCGTCCATTGGCGGTGATCGCCGGCTTGATCTTGCCCTTGGCGACGAGCTCGGCGACCACGGCGGGAACGCCGCCGGCACGGTAGTAATCCTCGCCGAGATACTCGCCGGCCGGCTGCAGGTTGACCAGCAGCGGGACATCGTAGCCGATCTTCGTCCAGTCCTCGTTGTCGAGCGGAACGCCGATATGCTTGGCGATCGCGTTGACGTGGATCGGCGCATTGGTCGAGCCGCCGATCGCCGAATTGATGACGATGGTGTTCTCGAAGGCCTCGCGCGTCAGGATCTTGGAGGGAACCAGGTTCTCCCAGACCATCTCGACGATGCGCTTGCCGGTCAGATAGGCCATCTCGTAGCGGTCGCGATACGGCGCGGGGATGGCGGCGCCGCCCGGCAGGGTCATGCCCATCGCCTCGGCGAGCGAGTTCATCGTCGAGGCCGTGCCCATCGTGTTGCAATGGCCGGCCGAGGGCGCCGAGGAGGCGACGAGTTCGACGAAGCCTTTGTAGTCGATCTCGCCGGCCGCCATCATCTGGCGCGCCTTCCACACGATCGTGCCCGAGCCGGTGCGCTCGCCGCGGAAATTGCCGTTCAGCATCGGCCCGCCCGGCAGGGCGATGGCCGGAATGTCGACCGTCGCGGCGGCCATGATCTGCGCCGGGGTGGTCTTGTCGCAGCCGGTCGTCAGCACGACGCCGTCGATCGGGTAGCCGTAGAGGATCTCGACGAGGCTGAGATACTGCAGGTTGCGGTCGAGCGAGGCAGTCGGCCGCTTGCAGGTCTCCTGGATCGGATGGATCGGGAACTCGAAGGGCACGCCGCCCATCTCGCGGATGCCGTCGCGGACGCGGTGGGCGAGCTCGAGATGGTGGCGGTTGCAGGGGGCGATGTCCGAGCCGGTCTGGGCAATGCCGATGATCGGCCGGCCCGACTGCAGCTCATCGCGCGACAGGCCGAAATTCATCGTCCGCTCGATATAGAGCGCCGTCATGTCGGCATTGGCCGGATTGTCGAACCAGGCCTTCGAGCGCAGCTGCGCCGGCTTGATCCGGCGCGGCGCCTTCTTCTTCGTCGTCGCGGCCGGGCGATCGCCGCGCGGCGTGTTGCTGTCCGGGGTCTTGGCCATCCTCGTCTTCCTCTCGCACGGCGCGGACACTGGCGGCCGCTTGCCGATCTCTGCTTCTACCAATCTGAGACAGGCTCATCATGCCCATCGTCCCCGGCGCGGCAAGAGCCGATCCGGTCGATAGTCATACTATTTACGCAGCCTGCATACAGCATGCAATCATGTCGCAAGTGGCGGCGGCGGTCGCCGGGCGATCCGGTTTGACGCCAGGGCCGGTTTGACGCCAAGAGAAGGCAAGGCCCCCCTGAGCGGGCCGCATCGCGACCGATCCCGAGGAAGCCCGCCATGACACTCCATGTCGTCCCCGCCTTCGCCCGCATCGGCGAGGAGAACGCCTTCGCCGTTCTGGCGCGCGCCACCGAGTTGCAGCGCCAGGGCAAGGACATCATCAATCTCGGCATCGGCCAGCCCGACTTCCCGACGCCCGACCACATCGTCGAAGCCGCCGTGAAGGCGCTGCGCGATGGCCATCACGGCTATACCCCGGCCAACGGCATCCTGCCGCTGCGCGAGGCGGTCGCTGCCGATCTGCACAAGCGCTTCCAGGTCGAGGTCTCGCCCGAGAGCGTAATGATCGTGCCCGGCGGCAAGGTCACCATGTTCATGGCGATCCTGATGTTCGGCGAGCCCGGCGCCGAGATCCTCTATCCGGATCCCGGCTTCCCGATCTACCGCTCGATGATCGAGTACACCGGCGCGACGCCGGTTCCGGTGCCGATCCGCGAGGAGAACGGCTTCGCCTTCTCGGCCGAGGAAACGCTCGCGCTGATCACCCCGAAGACGCGGCTGCTGATCGTCAACTCGCCGGCCAACCCGACCGGCGGCGTCACGCCCAAGGCCGAGGTCGACAAGCTCGTCGCCGGGCTGGCGAAGTTCCCCGACGTCGCGATCATGTCCGACGAAATCTACGACCAGATGCTCTATGACGGCGAGCAGCATGTCTGCCTGCTGAGCTACCCCGAGATCCGGGACCGGCTGATCCTGCTCAACGGCTGGTCGAAGACCTATGCCATGACCGGCTGGCGCATGGGCTGGTCGATCTGGCCCAAGCCCCTCTACGACAACGCCCGCAAGCTGGCGGTGAACTCGCATTCCTGCGTCAACGCACCCGCCCAGTGGGCCGGTCTCGCGGCGCTGACCGGCCCGCAGGACGCGGTCGCGATGATGCTGGCCGAGTTCGACCGGCGCCGGAAGGCGGTGATGAAGGGGCTCAACGCCTTGCCCGGCGTCTCCTGCATCGTGCCGAAGGGGGCCTTCTACGCCTTCCCGAA
Proteins encoded in this region:
- a CDS encoding IlvD/Edd family dehydratase produces the protein MAKTPDSNTPRGDRPAATTKKKAPRRIKPAQLRSKAWFDNPANADMTALYIERTMNFGLSRDELQSGRPIIGIAQTGSDIAPCNRHHLELAHRVRDGIREMGGVPFEFPIHPIQETCKRPTASLDRNLQYLSLVEILYGYPIDGVVLTTGCDKTTPAQIMAAATVDIPAIALPGGPMLNGNFRGERTGSGTIVWKARQMMAAGEIDYKGFVELVASSAPSAGHCNTMGTASTMNSLAEAMGMTLPGGAAIPAPYRDRYEMAYLTGKRIVEMVWENLVPSKILTREAFENTIVINSAIGGSTNAPIHVNAIAKHIGVPLDNEDWTKIGYDVPLLVNLQPAGEYLGEDYYRAGGVPAVVAELVAKGKIKPAITANGRTLAENCEGFFSVDRRVIKPYDEPMKAQSGFLNLSGNLFDSAIMKTSVITPEFRKRYLENPKDPNAFEGRAIVFDGPEDYHHRIDDPALAIDEHCILFIRGVGPIGYPGAAEVVNMRPPDYLIKKGVSALACIGDGRQSGTSGSPSILNASPEAATGGGLALLKTGDMVRIDLTKRTADILISDEELAQRRAALKAAGGYKYPKSQTPWQEIQRKIVGELSEGMVLKPAVKYQKIHKKFGVPRDNH
- a CDS encoding pyridoxal phosphate-dependent aminotransferase, with amino-acid sequence MTLHVVPAFARIGEENAFAVLARATELQRQGKDIINLGIGQPDFPTPDHIVEAAVKALRDGHHGYTPANGILPLREAVAADLHKRFQVEVSPESVMIVPGGKVTMFMAILMFGEPGAEILYPDPGFPIYRSMIEYTGATPVPVPIREENGFAFSAEETLALITPKTRLLIVNSPANPTGGVTPKAEVDKLVAGLAKFPDVAIMSDEIYDQMLYDGEQHVCLLSYPEIRDRLILLNGWSKTYAMTGWRMGWSIWPKPLYDNARKLAVNSHSCVNAPAQWAGLAALTGPQDAVAMMLAEFDRRRKAVMKGLNALPGVSCIVPKGAFYAFPNVSQTGWKAKKLASALLEETGVATIGGPDFGVHGEGYIRLSYANSLENIERALERMGTFLKSAKAA